A DNA window from Campylobacter anatolicus contains the following coding sequences:
- a CDS encoding glycosyltransferase family 2 protein — translation MAKVSFIIGTHNGSLKLHDCFLSILNQTYKDYEIIVCNDASNDDTANILNDYKLKYPNIFKVIHNENSLGGGLAIALNKCLKLASGRYIARIDDDDVCYEFRLEKQVKFLEENTDIDCVGSYIDVFDGSKVTSVRKIVLNPDINTLLNGFYAFHHPTILIKKDVLQFLNGYDTSSRCHRCEDLDLWYRFFINGFKGYNLDESLIKYHETLKDYKKRTYQSVKIAVDLRRYYRKKLKKPFYYDLFYLKTLLVSLLPNKIRYNLKKRKDY, via the coding sequence ATGGCTAAGGTATCTTTTATAATTGGGACTCACAATGGTTCTTTAAAACTTCATGATTGTTTTTTAAGCATACTTAATCAAACATATAAAGATTATGAAATTATAGTATGTAATGATGCTTCTAATGATGATACAGCTAATATATTAAACGACTATAAACTTAAGTATCCTAATATATTTAAAGTTATTCATAATGAAAACTCTTTAGGGGGGGGGCTTGCTATAGCATTAAATAAATGCTTAAAATTAGCTAGTGGAAGATATATCGCAAGAATTGATGATGATGATGTTTGTTATGAATTTAGATTAGAAAAGCAAGTGAAATTTTTAGAAGAAAATACAGATATTGATTGTGTTGGCTCTTATATAGATGTTTTTGATGGATCTAAGGTTACTTCTGTAAGAAAAATAGTTTTAAATCCTGATATAAATACTTTACTAAATGGTTTTTATGCTTTTCATCATCCTACAATATTAATTAAAAAAGATGTATTGCAGTTTTTAAATGGTTATGATACAAGTAGCAGATGTCATAGATGCGAAGATTTAGATTTATGGTATAGATTTTTTATTAATGGATTTAAAGGTTATAATTTAGATGAGTCTTTAATTAAATATCATGAAACACTTAAAGATTATAAAAAAAGAACATATCAGTCAGTTAAAATTGCAGTTGATTTAAGAAGATATTATAGAAAAAAATTAAAAAAACCTTTTTATTATGATTTGTTTTATTTAAAAACTTTATTAGTTTCCTTGTTGCCAAATAAAATAAGGTATAATTTAAAAAAGAGAAAAGATTATTAA
- a CDS encoding tRNA threonylcarbamoyladenosine dehydratase, giving the protein MQNLNQNLEKNRFTRVQWLFGNEKFATLQNAKVLVCGVGGVGGMCVDALARTGVGSITIIDKDIFDITNQNRQIYSENVGAVKVNEFAKIYPNVTPIYELITPEFVDSFDFEPFDLIIDAIDDIPAKVALAKKYSHKLISSMGGAKRFDPSKIRVTSIWKTSVDPLARKFRYELKQAKFDGDFSVVFSTEAPSCKPLGSFMGVTAVFGLNLAALAVKKLCDIR; this is encoded by the coding sequence ATGCAAAATTTAAATCAAAATTTAGAAAAAAATCGCTTCACAAGAGTACAGTGGCTATTTGGTAATGAGAAATTCGCAACACTTCAAAACGCAAAAGTACTAGTTTGTGGCGTAGGTGGCGTGGGTGGTATGTGTGTTGATGCTCTGGCTAGAACCGGGGTAGGTTCTATCACCATAATAGATAAAGATATCTTTGACATAACTAATCAAAATCGCCAAATTTACAGCGAAAATGTGGGAGCAGTAAAGGTAAATGAGTTTGCCAAAATTTATCCAAATGTAACACCGATATATGAACTTATCACGCCTGAGTTTGTAGATAGCTTTGACTTTGAACCCTTTGATCTTATAATTGACGCTATAGATGACATACCCGCAAAAGTAGCTTTGGCTAAAAAATACTCTCATAAGCTCATCAGCTCAATGGGCGGTGCAAAACGCTTTGATCCAAGCAAAATCCGCGTAACTTCTATCTGGAAAACAAGTGTCGATCCACTCGCTCGTAAGTTTCGTTATGAGCTAAAACAAGCTAAGTTTGATGGCGATTTTAGCGTAGTTTTCTCAACCGAAGCACCAAGCTGCAAACCACTTGGTAGTTTTATGGGGGTAACGGCAGTTTTTGGGCTAAATTTAGCCGCACTTGCTGTGAAAAAACTATGCGATATAAGGTGA
- the bioD gene encoding dethiobiotin synthase gives MSKNLFIVGTGTDVGKTYVSALIAKKFIENLLSHGYFKPVASGNIRFADGTLSVADVEFVRKFVSENAANKFNNKSARFINAYAYENAYSPHLSAQIEGNAPTLKAIKDKFDELSKNCEFISVEGAGGVICPLRYDSQKIMLTDVIKFLNLSVIVVANSGLGAINSTVLTIRYLKDQNINVKGIILNNYEPENLIHQNNAAMIEHLSGVKVLECVTHGAIKLDLSIENLINLYE, from the coding sequence ATGAGCAAAAATTTATTTATTGTCGGCACAGGAACAGACGTTGGTAAAACTTACGTGAGTGCATTAATAGCTAAAAAATTTATAGAAAATTTGCTAAGTCATGGATATTTTAAGCCAGTTGCAAGTGGAAACATTCGCTTTGCAGACGGCACGTTGTCGGTGGCTGATGTGGAGTTTGTGCGTAAATTCGTAAGTGAAAATGCAGCTAATAAATTTAATAATAAATCAGCTCGTTTTATAAACGCTTATGCTTATGAAAACGCCTACTCGCCGCATTTATCAGCCCAAATAGAAGGCAACGCACCAACACTTAAAGCTATAAAAGATAAATTTGATGAGCTTAGTAAAAATTGTGAGTTTATAAGTGTTGAAGGTGCTGGTGGGGTGATATGTCCGCTAAGATACGACTCGCAAAAGATAATGCTAACAGATGTTATTAAATTTTTAAATTTAAGTGTTATAGTAGTTGCAAATTCAGGGCTTGGAGCGATAAATTCTACTGTTTTAACAATAAGATACTTAAAAGATCAAAATATCAATGTAAAAGGTATCATATTAAATAATTATGAGCCAGAAAATTTAATACACCAAAATAACGCTGCGATGATAGAGCATTTAAGTGGCGTAAAGGTGCTTGAGTGCGTTACACATGGAGCTATTAAATTAGATTTAAGTATAGAAAATTTAATAAATTTATATGAGTGA
- a CDS encoding aminotransferase class III-fold pyridoxal phosphate-dependent enzyme, which produces MTLSQLDLKHIWHPCLQMKDYEDFPSIVIKSDKNVFLYDENGKEYIDIISSWWCNLLGHTNEQIIENIKAQLDTLEHVIFANFTHELAINLAMKLAEILLAGLVKFNFSDNGLAAVECVLKMAFWYHYQTIKLQKTRFMCLIDVYHGETIGALSVGAMDLYYKIYRPMLMDLMHTKALDCYRCEFGKCCETCQAECFIYAKEAFTKFSDETVAVIVEPLLQGGNYSSLLNLRIILMIIIILFMKENT; this is translated from the coding sequence ATGACACTATCTCAACTTGATTTAAAGCATATCTGGCATCCTTGTTTACAGATGAAGGACTATGAAGATTTTCCATCTATCGTTATAAAGAGTGACAAGAACGTATTTTTGTATGATGAAAATGGCAAAGAGTATATCGATATCATAAGCTCGTGGTGGTGCAACTTACTAGGACACACAAACGAGCAAATCATCGAAAATATCAAGGCTCAGCTTGATACACTAGAACACGTTATATTTGCAAATTTTACTCACGAACTAGCGATAAATTTAGCCATGAAACTAGCTGAGATTTTACTAGCTGGATTAGTGAAATTTAACTTTTCAGATAACGGTTTGGCAGCGGTTGAGTGTGTGTTAAAGATGGCATTTTGGTATCATTACCAAACGATAAAGCTTCAAAAAACACGCTTTATGTGCTTAATCGATGTCTATCACGGCGAGACGATCGGAGCTTTATCGGTTGGTGCGATGGATCTTTACTATAAAATTTACCGACCAATGTTAATGGATTTGATGCATACAAAAGCACTTGATTGCTACCGCTGTGAGTTTGGTAAATGTTGTGAAACTTGTCAAGCTGAGTGTTTTATCTATGCTAAGGAGGCTTTTACTAAATTCTCGGATGAGACTGTTGCTGTCATTGTTGAGCCACTGTTGCAAGGAGGAAATTACTCATCTCTTTTAAATTTAAGAATAATACTTATGATAATTATAATATTATTTATGAAAGAAAATACATAA
- the surE gene encoding 5'/3'-nucleotidase SurE → MKEILITNDDGFEAKGLSELANALRELPNLNVTIVAPSSEKSACAHSLTLTKPLRFIKIDDGFFKLDDATPSDCVYLALHALFKHEPDLIISGINHGANLGEDITYSGTCGAAMEGVLHGIKSIAFSQFYQNDSIDRLGFDLAKDVVKAITQKVLSGEIDLPEREFLNVNIPAVSRKDFKGFAVVPAGKRTYATHATLNRNPRGVEYYWLGVASLDYEKGESSDISVVNEGFASITPIQLNMTARATLKTLKKRLECKI, encoded by the coding sequence TTGAAAGAAATTTTGATAACAAATGACGATGGATTTGAGGCAAAAGGACTAAGCGAACTAGCTAACGCACTAAGAGAGCTGCCAAATTTAAATGTAACGATAGTCGCTCCAAGTAGCGAAAAATCAGCCTGTGCACACTCGCTGACGCTAACAAAACCACTACGTTTTATAAAAATAGATGATGGCTTTTTTAAGCTTGATGACGCAACGCCTAGCGACTGTGTGTATCTCGCACTTCACGCACTTTTTAAGCATGAACCAGACCTTATAATCTCTGGCATAAATCACGGAGCAAATTTAGGTGAGGATATAACCTACTCAGGCACGTGCGGAGCGGCTATGGAGGGAGTTTTGCATGGCATAAAGAGTATTGCATTTTCGCAGTTTTATCAAAATGACAGCATAGACAGGCTCGGCTTTGACCTTGCAAAAGATGTAGTAAAAGCTATCACACAAAAGGTGCTAAGTGGTGAGATAGACCTACCTGAACGCGAATTTTTAAACGTAAATATTCCTGCCGTTTCACGCAAAGACTTCAAAGGCTTTGCTGTTGTGCCTGCCGGTAAACGCACCTACGCTACTCACGCTACACTCAATCGCAACCCACGTGGAGTGGAGTATTACTGGCTGGGTGTGGCTTCACTTGATTATGAAAAAGGGGAAAGTAGCGACATCAGTGTGGTAAATGAGGGTTTTGCAAGCATTACACCCATACAGCTAAATATGACCGCTCGTGCAACATTAAAGACGCTAAAAAAGAGGCTAGAATGCAAAATTTAA